Proteins from one Streptosporangium becharense genomic window:
- a CDS encoding serine/threonine-protein kinase — translation MTNPHSERVVAGRYRLLRELGRGGMGVVWEGYDTLLNRAVAIKEVLLPPNLSAAEHQVQLTRTSREARTAARLNHHGIVAIYDVAEEDGRPWIIMELVRARALDQVGRLPVPQVAEIGRQVLSALRAAHDAGILHRDVKPSNILLDETGRAVLSDFGIAVVEGDTSLTQTGMVTGSPSFLPPERATGTAAGPWSDLWALGATLYATLVGRGPFERRDAIATLSALLTEEPDFRPVPVEMRAVLMGMLQREPAHRLTAQQADALLAEVVADPAAAVRRTGEWESRQTGERQNLRTGPSATPPPGFPPSQPFPGAPSSHPPFPGVSPTLPPERRRRGAGRVPLILAAVAVLAVGGGAVAVAMSGSGSENTAGSRPTSASTSAAAKPERTRNAERDTPTPRPTPTRTTAAPAPGAALGLRTWRARPPENWSISYPAGWTGDWSPETGYTQWLRRDGGAHMSVELLEGSTEGLEQLQRTVRENAAQWSEIHSEDTAAVPLAYGSGLQWEFTWSMKDSGGAPWAKPGVTYHEVRRFVAVGDTAIVLSWTTHDDEWQAQRALMNRIFASFHPRGGE, via the coding sequence ATGACGAATCCGCACAGTGAACGGGTGGTCGCTGGGCGCTATAGATTGCTGCGGGAGCTCGGCCGGGGCGGCATGGGCGTGGTGTGGGAGGGCTACGACACCCTGCTCAACCGTGCGGTGGCGATCAAGGAGGTGCTGCTGCCGCCGAACCTCTCGGCGGCCGAGCACCAGGTCCAGCTGACCCGGACCTCCCGCGAGGCGAGGACCGCCGCCCGGCTCAACCACCACGGCATCGTCGCGATCTACGACGTGGCGGAGGAGGACGGCCGCCCCTGGATCATCATGGAACTCGTCCGGGCACGTGCCCTGGACCAGGTCGGCCGGCTGCCGGTGCCGCAGGTCGCCGAGATCGGCCGGCAGGTGCTGTCGGCCCTGCGGGCCGCCCACGACGCGGGCATCCTCCACCGCGACGTCAAACCGAGCAACATCCTGCTCGACGAGACGGGCCGCGCCGTGCTCTCCGACTTCGGCATCGCGGTGGTGGAGGGCGACACCTCCCTGACCCAGACCGGAATGGTCACGGGCTCGCCCAGCTTCCTGCCGCCCGAGCGCGCCACCGGCACCGCCGCGGGCCCCTGGTCCGACCTGTGGGCACTCGGAGCCACCCTTTACGCGACCCTCGTCGGCCGAGGTCCCTTCGAGCGGCGTGACGCCATCGCCACCCTCAGTGCCCTGCTCACCGAGGAGCCCGACTTCCGTCCGGTGCCCGTGGAGATGCGCGCGGTGCTCATGGGCATGCTCCAGCGGGAGCCCGCCCACCGGTTGACCGCGCAGCAGGCCGACGCCCTGCTCGCCGAGGTGGTGGCCGATCCGGCGGCCGCCGTCCGCCGGACCGGTGAGTGGGAGAGCCGCCAGACCGGAGAGCGGCAGAACCTGCGGACCGGCCCCTCGGCCACGCCTCCCCCCGGGTTCCCCCCGTCCCAGCCGTTCCCCGGCGCACCCTCGTCCCACCCTCCGTTCCCGGGTGTGTCCCCGACCCTGCCGCCGGAACGGCGGCGCCGCGGTGCCGGCCGGGTCCCGCTGATCCTCGCCGCGGTGGCGGTCCTGGCGGTCGGCGGTGGAGCGGTGGCCGTCGCGATGTCCGGCTCCGGATCGGAGAACACGGCCGGCTCCCGGCCCACCTCCGCCTCCACCTCCGCCGCCGCCAAGCCCGAGCGGACCAGGAACGCCGAACGGGACACGCCCACCCCACGGCCCACCCCCACCCGGACCACGGCCGCACCCGCACCCGGGGCGGCGCTCGGACTGCGGACCTGGCGGGCCCGCCCGCCGGAGAACTGGAGCATCTCCTACCCGGCCGGCTGGACCGGCGACTGGTCACCCGAGACGGGCTACACCCAGTGGCTGCGCCGCGACGGTGGCGCGCACATGTCGGTGGAGTTGCTGGAGGGTTCCACCGAGGGGCTGGAACAGCTCCAGCGGACCGTCAGGGAGAACGCGGCCCAGTGGAGCGAGATCCACTCCGAGGACACGGCCGCCGTACCCCTCGCCTACGGGTCCGGGCTCCAGTGGGAGTTCACCTGGAGCATGAAGGACAGCGGCGGGGCGCCTTGGGCGAAGCCGGGGGTGACCTACCACGAGGTCCGGCGCTTCGTCGCGGTCGGCGACACGGCCATCGTGCTCAGCTGGACCACCCACGACGACGAGTGGCAGGCCCAGCGGGCCCTGATGAACCGGATCTTCGCCAGCTTCCACCCCCGCGGCGGGGAATGA